ACATTAACACAAAATGCGCTCCGCGCTGGCTGCGCCTGCGCTGGGCGTTAGCATTATGAAAATCATCGAACTTAGATATCGCGGAAATGGAGTTGTTCAGATAATACTTGGGGGAGCCACAATAGCGGGTGCTTATCTGTTTTGGGCTTCATCTATGAATCTTGAAACCCTGGCCTTCTTCAGCATATCTATTGGCGTTTTTGGGTTGGCCTTCATTTTACTTGGGCTGAAGACACTTCGGTATAAGCCACTTTCAATAAAATATGGTAATGGTGAGGTTTGGCTTCCAGAGAATGTTGGCTCAAGAAACTATGTAAAAATAAAGGTTCATGAAGTTCAGAAGGTTTTCATAAAATCACATGTTCCTAATTATATTAAAACCCTCGAGGTATTTTCGGCGGATGGAGCATCGTCAATTTTACTCGAAGCAATACCAAAAGTTCAATTAGGTGAGCTGCTCAATTACCTCGGAGAGCGCCAATGCTAACAATCGCAAGCAGTATGCTACGGCCCTTCGGGCCTCCGCGGGACGCCCAACGCCATGCACATTATGTGCGGGTCGCTACGCTCCCAGTTTCGCACAAAATGTGCATGGCATTGGTCGCCCCTGTTGCGGGCGTTATGGATTATTATGAATTTTCCTAAGCTCAATCTATTATTGGTAATTTTCTTGACGTTGGGAGGTTGCTCTTCATTGGGGGCCCAGTATTATTGCGGTGATCCCGATAACAAAAAGAAATGGGAGTTAGTTGATCTAACCTCTGAATCACAGCGAGTCTATTTGGAATTAATCCCAAAAGAGTCGGTGTTCTTCAAAACGCCCAAAAAGTACTACTGGTATACGTCTGGGAAGCAAACTCGGTTGTGTTCGCCAACTCTGGAGTTGGAACCTGGATTTTTCGATGAATCGGTCGAGGGCTGCTTTATCTACGAGTTCATTTTTGAAGGCAGCAATATAGTACAAGAACGTGAGCTAGTGTGTACTGGCTAATCCATAACAAAGTGCTCTACCGGACCGCCTACTGTGTAGGCAGGGACTCGCAAAAAGCACGCTTTTTACTCGCCGGTAAGCACGGCGTTATTGTGGCGGTCAGTTTTATTGAGTTTTCGTGGTAACTGAAGGTTTAGTACCACTAAAGAACAACCAGCATTGAGCAAATTTTGCTGATTGCAATTCAAGCAGTTTCGTTCCTAGAGTGTTCGCTCAGCTGCTGTAAAAAGGGGCAGTCTGCTGCAATTTCGTGGAGTGCCAGTAAGATAGGAATTGGTTGGGGAAAGTGCGGTATTCTTCCCTCGTAAATATTGGGCAGCGGCCAGCCAAACTATGGCTGGCAAAGTGCTAGTAGTCGGTCCCGAGTGCGCCAGCTATAACCAGGCTAGTCAAGCTCGCCCAACCCCTCCGGGGCTGGGCTGGACAGCCTACGCGTTGCTTCGGCTGCCCTTGCTAGCGGCGTTAAGTGTCAGGAGCAATTGAGTGAAAAGTGGCTCAAAAGGGAGTGATAAAGAATTAGAGAAATTCTCTAGCATGTCGCTCCCCGATATTAATAAGGAAATTGAGCGCTGCATGCGGGGTTCCAAAAATGGCGGCACTACCGCTGGTCGTAAATCATTTTTCAAGCGATTACTATGGCTCGAAGAAATCCGAGAAGAAAAACACGGCATAGAGGCACCGAGGCGTGATTTTAGAAAGCACTAAAGCAAAAACACTTAACAAGTTTGTCAATGAACGCACTTCGTGCTGGACCGCTAAAAGCGTTGCTTCGCAACAACGCGGCCCATTACAAAGGCGTTATGTTTCACCAAGAGAGTATCGGGTTTTAAGATGAAAGGTGCGATTTTAGTATTGTCGATCATGCTATTGGTATCGCTGTCTGCTCATCTGGTATTCAAGCAACGATATTGGCTGGCTGTTATCGTTTCAGTGATAGCCTGTAGTCTACCCATTCCACTATATTTGCTTTTCTCTGACTTCGACTATTTCAAAGTGACGGGTGAAAACGGTATGGTCCTAACAGGAAACACAGCTCTGATTTTTACAATCACTATTTCTGCTGTAGTCTCTTTCTTTTGTTCTGTAGTTGTCGGTAGGATATTAAGGAGCTTTCGTGTTGGTAAAACATAACCAAGCAGTGAACTTCGCTCCAGCCACTGCGTGGCTTACGCCGGACCTCCGCTGCTTTGCAGCTCCGGCCGGTTACTGCGGGCGTTAAGCCCCCAAAGGAATATACCCATTGAGCAAGTATGTTGGTTGTATTATTAATGAGCTTGAAGAATCAGAGGTCATAGATAACGACTTTGGTTTGTTCGTGATTTCAGTAAAAATAGATGATTCAGGTGAAATATATGAAACTGAATCAATTGAGCCAATTAATAAAATTGGTGTCGATATAGAGCATGAAGAATGTCTTTTTCATGTGTCATCTGGCAAAGAGGCATTAAAAGTTTCTGAAGCATATACTGAAATAGCCATGATTGATTCTGGGTTTTCACTAGTGTCGGCCTTAGAGAAAACACTTGATGATTCATGGGTAAGAATAGATAACCCAGTAATAGGCTTTGGGGAAAACATAGATGATAAGCGCTTCTTTATCGTGTGCCAGGCTTAACAAGGCGCTCAACTACACTCCAGCCGCAAGCGGCCTCCGTCGGACAGCCAAAAGCGTGCTTCGCACTGGCTGCCGGTTAGCTTAGCGTTAAGTGCACAAGGAGAGTCAAGCATTGTTCGAGTCAAGTGAACTGAATGAAATTCTAAGTGCAGAGTTGGCTCGTGGTAACGAAGTAGCTGAAGCTTCTGCTTGGCCACCCAAGTGCAAGAACTTGGTAATCCTAAAGCATCGTTTCCACAAGCCCTATACCTTCGAGTCTTTAGAGTACCGTAAAATAAACGACCCGCATTATTGGTATGCGGAGTATTCAACAATTAATAGTGTGGAGTGTCTGGCGTGCAAGTAGTTCAGCACTTAACAAGTGACTATGGTTCTTCGTCAAGCTTTTAAGCCATATTTTCATCCCAGTATGTGTTGTTTTTTACCATCGTATTCAGAATGGTAAGTTGCTTTCTCATATATGCAATGAGGGCCACTTTCTTAGGCTTGCCAGCGTCGACTAAGCGTTTATACATTGGCTTTAATTTAGGATGGCACTGGATGGCCGACATGATGGAAACAAACAGAACTGTGCGTACGCGATGCCTTCCGCCTCGAATATATCTCTTGCCCTGGAAGCTGCCGCTATCTCGGTTCATTGGGGCGATACCAACGAGTGCAGCAATCTCTTTTCGGTTCAGTTTTCCCAATTCCGGTAGTTCGCTCATCAGGGTGTAGGCCAACACATTCCCGACCCCTTTAGCACTTAACAATAGGTCACGTTTTTGTCGCCACTCGGCAATACTGCTAACGAGTTTATCCAGCTGCTTGTCGATTACTTCTAACTCTTTTTTAATGGCTTTCAATATGGCTTGAATAGGTTTGTGTACAGATTTAGGCATTCGCTTAAGGCGGTTCTTTTGCATGGTGCCCATCTCCAAGCACTGGCTTCTTACAACCAGTAAATCACTGATATTCCTTAATTTTTCAGATTTTATCGATGATAGCCTCGGCTTCATTGCCTCCCCAAAGTGAGCAATGTCGACAGCATCCAGCTTGCCAGTTTTGGCGAGTCGCCCCGCTGACTTTGCAAAGTTTCTTACCTGCGAAGGATTGCAAACAACAATCGGCAGTCCCGCTTTGTGAGCAGCACAGACAAACTCCAGTTCAAGTCTTCCGGTGGACTCGATAAGCACTCTTTTGGGTTTAAGGGGTTGCAGTCGTTTAATGGCGTCCTTAATACCATCTTTATCATTGGTAACACTAAAGAATTGGCCAGTTGGTCTCACAGAAATATCGAGCTGTTTGCTGCTAGTATCGATACCGACATTGATCTCTTGAGGTTCCATAAGATAAGCTATCTCCGCCTTGCTATTCGGGCTCGAGGCCCACATGACTATTCGAGTTATGCCTAGTGAGTGCTTATCACGTTCATACTTGTTATCGGTCTTTTATGAACCGGCCAGGCAGCGAACGGTGATAAACAAGGCCTTCGGTGGCCGCCGAAGGTGGGTCTCAATTTACCCGTTAGCGAAAAGGGTTTTCAACATCAGAATCGGGCAAGAACAACCATACAAGTTGCTGCAACGGACTTGTAAAACTGTCACTTGTTTTACAAAACTTCGCAAAACAAGCGTCATTTTTACAAGCCGCTGAGCAAGGCGCTAAGTTTTATACACAAGTTTTTTCAGTTTTATTATAAAAATCAATGAGTTACAGTTTGTACGGTATAGGAGCTACAGATTTGGCTGGATAATTATGCAGGACTGGGTCAGGGACGAAGTGAAAAATCAGGTTATGGGTGATACACGATTGAATAAGCGCTTGTCCAATATTCTCAGTAATTTAAGTTCCGACCCAAAGAGTAGTATACCCTGTGCAAACAAGTCTTGGGCAGAAACCTTTGCAGCCTATCGATTTATCGAAAATGATAAAGTCAGCTTTGACTCCATTATGAGTGGCCATAAATCAGCCACTCTTGAAAGAATCAAGGTTCAGCCAGTTGTTCTTATCCCTCAGGATACCACTTTCTTAAATTTTGCTACCGATTTAGAAAGCAAAGAAATGGGAACACTCCGACGCAAAGAGACTAATCAGCAGCTCCTACATACGTCTATCGCTATAACACCATCCAGAGATAATCTGGGAATTATTGAGGGTAGCATGTGGCAGCGAGATAAAGAATCTAGTGCTAATTCTCGCTATACCAAGTCGATACAAGATAAAGAGAGTCGACGCTGGCTAGACCATTATGAATCAGCTTGTGAGATACAAGAGCGCTGCCCTGAAACCACGATTGTGAGTATCGCGGATAGAGAGGGGGATATTCATGAGTGGTTTCAATTAGCTGAAGATCAAAATGAACAGCGGCGTGCAAGCTATATTGTTCGAGCCAAGGCTAATCGTAGTTTAGAGATCGAAGGAGAAGATACGACTTTACTTTGGGACTATTTGACCAAACAGAAGTCCATCGGAAAATACTCAGTAGGTATCCCCAAAAGGAATGGGGAGCCAGAAAGGGAAGCTAAGGTCAGTGTATCCATTGCAGAAGTAAGATTACAGGGAAAAGGAAAATCAAAACGACCTCTTTCTATCTACGCAGTTTTTGCTAAGGAATTAAGCCCACCAGAAGGCAAAAAAGGTATTGAATGGATGCTGCTGACCGATCTTGCAGTTGAGGACTTTAAGCAAGCGAGGATCATCATTGAGTGGTATCGAAGTCGATGGGAAATTGAAACCTATTTTAGAGTGGTGAAAGGCGGATGCCAGATAGAAAGTAGTCGCTTTAGAACCGAGCAGCGAATGCTGAACTGTATTGCAATCTATATGATTATTGGGTGGCGTCTACACTCCATGACAACACGAGCACGAACGCTTCCTGATACATCGTGTACGAAAGTCTACTCTGAAAAAGAGTGGCGTATGATATGGATAATGCAAGCTAAAACTCCCCCACCAAATGAAGCTCCAAGTATGAGAGATATAACGCGTATGTTGGCAGGACTTGGAGGCTTTCTGGGGCGGAGCGGCGATGGTGAGCCTGGAGTTAAAACCGTTTGGCAGGGGTACACTAAACTTCTCCATTATATGGAGGCAGCGGAGGCTTTAAATGGACTTAAATGATGTGTATAACACACAGTGCGGGCGTTAGGTGGATCAATAGGTAGTCAACATAGTATGTTCATAAGGCTCATAGTTTTAACTCTACTAATATCTACAGAGGCATTTTGCCAAGAAATATACAAGTACAAGGATGAATCAGGAAAGTGGGTGTTCACCGATAAGCGCCCATCAGACATAAATGATAATGAATTTGAAAGCGTAGAGTATAAGAGAGAAGTAATTGAGTCCGCGCCGAGGGTCTTCAGTCGTAACGCAGGTCGCATGAATATTTTGGTCGCAGATAACCCCTATCATGCTCCGGTAGAGTTTCTTATAAAATCGTCTCAATTGGCAGACGGTTCAAACAAATATGTCGTCCCAGCCGCGAGTCAAAAAGATTTGTATACAAGCCCTCAACAGATTGGTCCTTTCCGTTATCGCTGGCGGCTGGGTGACCCCTCTGCGTCGGAGCACGGCCATCTCTACAAATTTCCGGTATCCTCAAAGTTTTTTCATAGGATTACCCAGGGATTCAATGGAAGTTTCTCACACTCTAAGCGACCAAACATATATGCAGTAGACATAGCGCTTCCTGTCGGAACGGATATCAGTGCCGCTAGGGATGGCGTGGTTATCTGGGTGAAAGATGATTATCACATGGGTGGTAAGAACAAGTACTTTCTTGATAAGGCAAACTATGTAAAAGTGCTCCACGAAGATGGCACTTACGCAACTTATGCTCATATATTGATAGGAACTGCCACGGTTAAACCAGGTGACATGGTTAAGGCAGGCGATGTGCTTGCAAGGTCTGGATCCTCGGGTTACTCAACTGGGCCTCACCTTCACTTTGCCATACGTAAAAATGTAGGCCTAAAAACAGTTTCCATTCCTTTCAAATTTATTTCGGATAGTGGTATTACCTATACTCCTTAGAAGGGTATGGTGATTGACGAGTTGGGGGAAAACACCTAACAATTCAACGCACACGGATGCAGAAAAGCTGCGCCGGTGTTTGAGGCGTTAGGCAACTGGCCAAAGTCATGGAACGATATAAATACAATATATTCGGTAGGAAAGTCCTGATTGAAAGAAGTAACAACAGGTGGGAGACTTTTTACCAAGGCGCTGAAGGTAAGCGCCGAAATGCTGGAATATTCGCGCCACCGGCTGGGCTGGACAGCCTACGCTCCGCTTCGACTGCCCTTGCTAGCAACGTTAGGCGGCTAGGAAAGTTAATATAGATGATTTATTTTATTTTAATTACCATAGTACTTGTAATATTACTCGTGTCATTCATGGGGTTTTATGCATTCAAAAATCTTCCTAAAAAGTATTTCTTTTTCATAACTTTTATACTTATCGTCTCGCCTGTTATTATATTCAAGCTCTATGAAAGAAACTTTATTATTGGCTCTATCCCTTCTGGTTTAAAGGTTCATGAAGTTCTCTATAATAAAGAAGGGTCATGGGGATTCGGCCCTGGTGGTAATGAAGCAGGAATTAGGGTGTTTAGGCTAACTCCATCAGTTACTTCAGAAATTACAGCTTACGGAATTAATTTTTTCCAGAATCTGGAAGTCGATAGATCTCAAAGACGAATTACACGCTCGTTTAGAGAGTGGTCTGGAACACCTGTTCAGCCTTCTAAATATTGGAAGAACAGCAAAGATGCTGAGAAGTTAGATATCTGCGATTATGTTTGTGCGTATGGTTTTTGTATTGATATCGATCCTGAAATGGTTGAGCTAGCAAATCAGATGGTGAATGAGTCAGGTAATTTCTATTCATTTGGACGAATAGGCTTAATAATCGTAAGTCCAAGTAAAAAAACAGTAATGTATCTATACAATGGTTAACGAAATGCGTCTAACAAGTGATTATGGTTGCTCGTCAAGCTTTTAAGCCATATTTTCATCCCAGTATGTGTTGTTTTTTACCATCGTATTCAGAATGGTAAGTTGCTTTCTCATACATGCAATGAGGGCCACTTTCTTAGGCTTGCCAGCGTCGACTAAGCGTTTATACATTGGCTTTAATTTAGGATGGCACTGGATGGCCGACATGATGGAAACAAACAGAACTGTGCGTACGCGATGCCTTCCGCCTCGAATATATCTCTTGCCCTGGAAGCTGCCGCTATCGCGGTTCATTGGGGCGATACCAACGAGTGCAGCAATTTCTTTTCGGTTCAGTTTTCCCAATTCAGGTAGTTCGCTCATCAGGGTGTAGGCCAACACATTCCCGACTCCTTTAGCGCTTAACAATAGATCGCGTTTTTGTCGCCACTCGGCAATACTGCTAACGAGTTTATCCAGCTGCTTGTCGATTACTTCTAACTCTTTTTTAATGGCTTTCAATATGGCTTTCAATATGGCTTTCAATATGGCTTGAATAGGTTTGTGTACAGATTTAGGCGCGGTTCTTTTGCATGGTGCCCATCTCCAAGCACTGGCTTCTTACAGCCAGTAAGTCACTGATATTTCTTAATTTTTCAGGTTTTATCGACGATAGCCTCAGCTTCATTGCCTCCCCAAAGTGAGCAATGTCGACAGCATCCAGCTTGTCAGTTTTGGCGAGTCGCCCCGCTGACTTTGCAAAGTTTCTTACCTGCGAAGGATTGCAAACAACTATCGGTAATCCCGCTTTGTGAGCAGCACAGACGAACTCCAGTTCAAGTCTTCCGGTGGACTCGATAAGTACTCTTTTGGGTCTAAGGGGTTGCAGTCGTTTAATGGCGCCCTTAATATCATCTTTATCATTGGTAACGCTAAAGAACTGGCCAGTTGGTCTCACAAAAATATCGAGCTGTTTACTGCTAGTATCGATACCGACATTGATCTCTTGAGGTTCCATAAGATAAGCTATCTCCGCCTTGCTATTCGGGCTCGAGGCCCACATGACTATTCGAGTTATGCCTAGTGAGTGCTTATCACGTTCATACTTGTTATCGGTCTTTTATGAACCGGCCAGGCAGCGAACTGTGATAAACAAGGCCTTCGGTGGCCGCCGAAGGTGGGTCTCAATTTACCCGTTAGCGAAAAGGATTTTCAACATCAGAATCGGGCAAGAACAACCATACAAGTCAATGAACTACGCGCGCACAAGACGCACGCCGGACCGCCAACGCTATGCGCTTCACGCATGAACAGCTCCGGCCGCCGGTTATTGCAACGTTATGCACCTTCACTATGAATAAATATACCGACATAGTTGTGATTAGGGGAAATTGGCAAGGTGGCCATCACGGCACCCATCCAAAAGTATTGTCCATAACCCCTGAATCTGATAAGCCATTTGGAGTTTCTGAAGGTTGGGGGCACGGATTAGGCGGAAACAATTTTTCGCTAAAGGAGTTAGTAGAGCAAGAATTTATCGAAAAATTCAATACCAAGGAGTCAGAGGCTGTGTATTTGAAAATAAAAAATGCCTTTAAAAAAGGTGTTAACCAAAACATTCTGGCAAAACAACTGCTAGGCGAATTAGGTAAAAATGCATAACTAGGCGCTGCACCCGACTCCGCGGGTGAGCTTGGCGTTATGCTCAAAAAGGAGGATCGAGTTAATGAATAATGAGTATGTGCAATATGGCTGTGGGTGGTCTGCCGCAGCAAACTGGAAAAACTTTGACGCATCACCTACGTTGCGTTTTGAGCGGATACCAATTATAGGAAAGCTCTATACAAAAAATGATGCAAGATTTCCACAGAATGTTGAATATGGTGATATAGTCAAGGGATTGCCAATCCCTGATAATTCATGCAAAGGCGTGTATTGCTCACATATTCTTGAACATCTTTCTTTAGATGACTTCAAGCAAGCAATAATCAATACACACAAGGTTCTGAAAAGTGGAGGTTGTTTTCGGCTTGTTCTTCCAGATTTGGAGTATTCAATAAATAAATACATCAACGATTCTTCTGCTGATTCTGCATCTGTATTTTTGAAGGAAACATCACTAGGAAAAGAAAAAAGAAGCCGAGGATTAAAGGGGTTTTTGCTGGAATGGTATGGTAATAGTCAACACCTCTGGATGTGGGATTACAAATCAATTGCACAAGAATTAGAGAATGCAGGATTCATAGATATTAGAAAAGCAGAATATGGTGACGCTACTGACACATCGTTTACAGAAGTGGAAGATAAGGGGCGTTGGGAAAATTGCCTCGGTGTTGAATGCAAAAAAGCATAACAATCACATGCACTCGGACAGCAAAAAGCGCTGCTCGTTCCTCGCTATGCTTTTTGTTGCCGGTGATGTGAAGCGTTATGTGTAAAAGGATTTTATGGCACTTTTCATATTGGGCACACTTTTGGTGATAGTATTTTTCCCATTAGTATTGCCTTGGGGTAAAAAACTACTGATTTATTGTGCTGCTGTATGGTTTTTCTTGTGGCTTATTTTTTTCTTGCAAGCAGAGCGTGAAAGTAATCCGACTTATGATGCAGGTATGGTAGGTGATAGTGCTGTTTTAGGTGTTTCAATTTTGGCCTTTGCTATCGTAGTATTCGCACGTAGCTTAATTCATTTTGTCATGTATAAAGTTAAGGCTAATCGTAATCACACATAACAATTAACTATGGTTCTTCGTCAAGCTTTTAAGCCATATTTTCATCCCAGTATGTGTTGTTTTTTACCATCGTATTCAGAATGGTAAGTTGCTTTCTCATACATGCAATGAGGGCCACTTTCTTAGGCTTGCCAGCGTCGACTAAGCGTTTATACATTGGCTTTAATTTAGGATGGCACTGGATGGCCGACATGATGGAAACAAACAGAACTGTGCGTACGCGATGCCTTCCGCCTCGAATATATCTCTTGCCCTGGAAGCTGCCGCTATCTCGGTTCATTGGGGCGATACCAACGAGTGCAGCAATCTCTTTTCGGTTCAGTTTTCCCAATTCCGGTAGTTCGCTCATCAGGGTGTAGGCCAACACATTCCCGACCCCTTTAGCACTTAACAATAGGTCACGTTTTTGTCGCCACTCGGCAATACTGCTGACGAGTTTATCCGGTTGCTTGTCAATTACTTCTAACTCTTTTTTGATGGCTTTCAATATGGATTGAATAGGTTTGTGTACGGATTTAGGCATTCGCTTGAGACGGTTCTTTTGCATGGTGCTCATCTCCAAGCACTGGCTTCTTACAACCAGTAAATCACTGATATTCCTTAATTTTTCAGATTTTATCGATGATAGCCTCGGCTTCATTGCCTCCCCAAAGTGAGCAATGTCGACAGCATCCAGCTTGCCAGTTTTGGCGAGTCGCCCCGCTGACTTTGCAAAGTTTCTTACCTGCGAAGGATTGCAAACAACAATCGGCAGTCCCGCTTTGTGAGCAGCACAGACAAACTCCAGTTCAAGTCTTCCGGTGGACTCGATAAGCACTCTTTTGGGTTTAAGGGGTTGCAGTCGTTTAATGGCGTCCTTAATACCATCTTTATCATTGGTAACACTAAAGAATTGGCCAGTTGGTCTCACAGAAATATCGAGCTGTTTGCTGCTAGTATCGATACCGACATTGATCTCTTGAGGTTCCATAAGATAAGCTATCTCCGCCTTGCTATTCGGGCTCGAGGCCCACATGATTATTCGAGTTATGCCTAGTGAGTGCTTATCACGTTCATACTTGTTATCGGTCTTTTATGAACCGGCCAGGCAGCGAACGGTGATAAACAAGGCCTTCGGTGGCCGCCGAAGGTGGGTCTCAATTTACCCGTTAGGGAAAAGGATTTTCAACATCAGAATCGGACAAGAACAACCATACAAGCAAAGGCAGCGGATGCGTAAACGCACCGCTGCTTTGAGCGTTATGCCCTATAAACCATGAATCGAATATTTTACGTAGTACTTATAGCAACCTTACTTCCAGGGTGTCCTGCAACCTTTAATGGCATTGTCAAAAATGAGTCTGCCCACAAAATTGTAGTCGTCCCACCATTCGAAACGGAGTTTAGCTGGGTAATTGAGTCGGGCTCTGAAGATAAGGTAAATTGGTATCAAGAGTGCATTACTATAAAAAGCCCGAGTGGCATTCAATATTTTTCGGGCTGGCCAATTCCTGACAATTTTGTTAGTAACGGTGTCTTTAGTTCTAGCCTTGTGGCCGTCTATAAAAGTAACAAGCTGTTCTTTAAAACCAATGAGGGGCAGCTCATAAAAATAAACCAGGTCGCTGCATGTGCAAAGGCATAACAAGTTGCTCAACCACCGTTCCGGCCAAAAAGCGGCCTCCACTGGACAGCCTAAAGCGTGCTTCGCACACGGCTGCCGGTTAGCAGGGCGTTATGTGTACCACTTAAAGGAGTAGTGTTTTGAAATTCGTGATGATCTATGGCCCCTCAGGAATCGGGAAGGAAAGTATTGCTCGGGCTTTAGCTAAGAGAAAAGACTGGAAAGTATTTCCACAACACCTGGCATTTGACTTATCAAGTGCCGTAATTGGGTTTGGAAATAATGGATTTGAACGGTATCAACGAAACGTATGTTTGGAAGCGTTTGAAACAATAGTTAAAAATGGAGCGAGTGGGATAGTCTTCACCTTTTGCTATGTATCCCCAAACAGTGATTACTTTATAAGTGGTTTACTCGACTTTATAAGCAAATATAATATTTCCCCCAGCTTCATATGCTTAAAGTGCGAACTAGAAGAGCATATTCGCCGCGTAACAAGTGAAAGTCGAAAGAATACCAATAAAATCCAATCAAAAGAATATTTGCTCAATTATTTAGAAAGGTTTGATTTCGCAGCCACAATTCCTGGAGTGAGTTCAAAGACACTAGATACGACAGATCTATCAATACAAGAGTCAGCAACTGAAATTGAAAAAAACATCAACACATAACAAAGTTAGCCAACGACGCCCTGATGCGGGCTGGATTTTCGTTTCGGCACTTGAGCGCCTCCACTACGGCCGTGGCTAACGGCGTTAGGCTTCACAAGGAGAGTAGATGAAAAGTCAGAGAATTAATCTTCTAAAAATAGCTGGAATACTTACCGTATTGATTGCGCTAATTCATATCGGGTGCATAGTTTTTGGCGGCGACTGGTATAGATTTCTCGGCGCCGGTGAGCAGATGGCTCAGTTGGCTGAAAGGGGTGATCTTTATCCAACGATTGTTACCAGTATAATTTCGGCCGTTTTATTACTTTGGGCCATCTACGCTTTTTCTGGGGCGGGATTAATTGTTAAGCTGCCTTTGCTTCGCCTGGGTTTAGCGCTAATTTCAGCAGTTTTGCTTATTAGAGCGCTGGGTTTTTACTTCATAATGCCAGCTTTCCCAGATAATTCGTTAACTTTTTGGTTTTTAAGTTCCGGCATATGTTTACTCCTCGGTTTAACATACACGCTAGGCCTAAAGCAGCGGTGGCACTCAATAAGTAGCAA
This DNA window, taken from Microbulbifer sp. GL-2, encodes the following:
- a CDS encoding IS110 family transposase, translated to MEPQEINVGIDTSSKQLDISVRPTGQFFSVTNDKDGIKDAIKRLQPLKPKRVLIESTGRLELEFVCAAHKAGLPIVVCNPSQVRNFAKSAGRLAKTGKLDAVDIAHFGEAMKPRLSSIKSEKLRNISDLLVVRSQCLEMGTMQKNRLKRMPKSVHKPIQAILKAIKKELEVIDKQLDKLVSSIAEWRQKRDLLLSAKGVGNVLAYTLMSELPELGKLNRKEIAALVGIAPMNRDSGSFQGKRYIRGGRHRVRTVLFVSIMSAIQCHPKLKPMYKRLVDAGKPKKVALIAYMRKQLTILNTMVKNNTYWDENMA
- a CDS encoding IS4 family transposase produces the protein MKNQVMGDTRLNKRLSNILSNLSSDPKSSIPCANKSWAETFAAYRFIENDKVSFDSIMSGHKSATLERIKVQPVVLIPQDTTFLNFATDLESKEMGTLRRKETNQQLLHTSIAITPSRDNLGIIEGSMWQRDKESSANSRYTKSIQDKESRRWLDHYESACEIQERCPETTIVSIADREGDIHEWFQLAEDQNEQRRASYIVRAKANRSLEIEGEDTTLLWDYLTKQKSIGKYSVGIPKRNGEPEREAKVSVSIAEVRLQGKGKSKRPLSIYAVFAKELSPPEGKKGIEWMLLTDLAVEDFKQARIIIEWYRSRWEIETYFRVVKGGCQIESSRFRTEQRMLNCIAIYMIIGWRLHSMTTRARTLPDTSCTKVYSEKEWRMIWIMQAKTPPPNEAPSMRDITRMLAGLGGFLGRSGDGEPGVKTVWQGYTKLLHYMEAAEALNGLK
- a CDS encoding M23 family metallopeptidase, whose product is MFIRLIVLTLLISTEAFCQEIYKYKDESGKWVFTDKRPSDINDNEFESVEYKREVIESAPRVFSRNAGRMNILVADNPYHAPVEFLIKSSQLADGSNKYVVPAASQKDLYTSPQQIGPFRYRWRLGDPSASEHGHLYKFPVSSKFFHRITQGFNGSFSHSKRPNIYAVDIALPVGTDISAARDGVVIWVKDDYHMGGKNKYFLDKANYVKVLHEDGTYATYAHILIGTATVKPGDMVKAGDVLARSGSSGYSTGPHLHFAIRKNVGLKTVSIPFKFISDSGITYTP
- a CDS encoding methyltransferase domain-containing protein, which translates into the protein MNNEYVQYGCGWSAAANWKNFDASPTLRFERIPIIGKLYTKNDARFPQNVEYGDIVKGLPIPDNSCKGVYCSHILEHLSLDDFKQAIINTHKVLKSGGCFRLVLPDLEYSINKYINDSSADSASVFLKETSLGKEKRSRGLKGFLLEWYGNSQHLWMWDYKSIAQELENAGFIDIRKAEYGDATDTSFTEVEDKGRWENCLGVECKKA
- a CDS encoding IS110 family transposase, yielding MEPQEINVGIDTSSKQLDISVRPTGQFFSVTNDKDGIKDAIKRLQPLKPKRVLIESTGRLELEFVCAAHKAGLPIVVCNPSQVRNFAKSAGRLAKTGKLDAVDIAHFGEAMKPRLSSIKSEKLRNISDLLVVRSQCLEMSTMQKNRLKRMPKSVHKPIQSILKAIKKELEVIDKQPDKLVSSIAEWRQKRDLLLSAKGVGNVLAYTLMSELPELGKLNRKEIAALVGIAPMNRDSGSFQGKRYIRGGRHRVRTVLFVSIMSAIQCHPKLKPMYKRLVDAGKPKKVALIACMRKQLTILNTMVKNNTYWDENMA
- a CDS encoding AAA family ATPase, producing MKFVMIYGPSGIGKESIARALAKRKDWKVFPQHLAFDLSSAVIGFGNNGFERYQRNVCLEAFETIVKNGASGIVFTFCYVSPNSDYFISGLLDFISKYNISPSFICLKCELEEHIRRVTSESRKNTNKIQSKEYLLNYLERFDFAATIPGVSSKTLDTTDLSIQESATEIEKNINT